Proteins found in one Oreochromis niloticus isolate F11D_XX linkage group LG22, O_niloticus_UMD_NMBU, whole genome shotgun sequence genomic segment:
- the dtnbp1b gene encoding dystrobrevin binding protein 1b isoform X1 gives MHLNSPCPRGCDVSASSCGSPAKGRVVLGSWRRGIVYQSMRRGQRAISSSESEENHRPWSKDSKDRSSPCGRSSEGDSSSESDVEAERAMKRSQRFSSSFSFGEDQEVASKNEGEEEEQSPKNSNRVSVREVVESDSEGEHAEMEERNSFCDTDQPRSGLFRPQELWLAVTKCLSLRWPPCLSISRQSNKKLAYQVDLDQLEDTQSSLTSESTNESSSSTSASDGRDVSLVKQKEDDVRSRGVKGGPPTRRGVSRSSPRLPRNRQAADSVLASMMLEKEMFLRIELVDSGEERDDLRYRAEWKLSERTKELAEGVWLSRSLTANRLTS, from the exons ATGCACCTGAACTCACCTTGTCCTCGTGGCTGTGATGTTTCAGCGAGCTCGTGCGGATCTCCGG CCAAAGGAAGAGTAGTACTGGGCAGCTGGAGGAGAGGAATTGTTTACCAAAGTATGAGGAGAGGCCAGAGGGCGATCAGCTCCTCTGAGTCTGAAGAGAATCATCGGCCATGGTCGAAAGACTCAAAGGATCGGTCGTCACCGTGTGGACGCTCGTCAGAGGGAGATTCATCGTCGGAGTCTGATGTGGAGGCAGAAAGAGCAATGAAGAGGAGCCAGAGGTTCAGCAGTTCTTTCAGCTTTGGGGAGGATCAGGAGGTAGCGTCAAAAAATGAAGGTGAAGAAGAGGAACAGTCACCAAAGAACTCGAACAGAGTTTCCGTCAGAGAGGTGGTGGAGTCGGATTCtgaaggagaacatgcagaaaTGGAGGAAAGAAACAGTTTTTGTGACACAGATCAGCCAAGGTCAGGTTTATTCAGGCCTCAAGAATTATGGCTGGCGGTGACAAAATGTCTCTCCCTCCGGTGGCCTCCTTGTCTGTCCATCAGCAGACAAAGTAATAAGAAATTAGCCTACCAAGTGGATCTTGACCAATTGGAGGACACACAGTCATCTCTCACCTCAGAATCAACCAATGAGAGTTCTTCTAGTACATCTGCCTCAGATGGCAGAGATGTGTCTTTGGTGAAGCAAAAGGAAGACGATGTCAGAAGCAGAGGGGTTAAAGGTGGCCCTCCCACTCGTCGAGGGGTGTCTCGGTCCTCTCCCAGATTACCAAGAAACAGACAAGCTGCAGACTCTGTGCTGGCTTCGATGATGTTGGAGAAAGAAATGTTCCTGAGGATTGAGCTTGTTGATTCAGGAGAAGAGAGGGATGATTTACGCTACCGGGCAGAATGGAAGTTGTCAGAGAGAACTAAGGAACTGGCAGAGGGAGTGTGGCTCTCTCGAAGCCTAACAGCTAATAGACTGACCTCTTAA